In Jejubacter calystegiae, the following are encoded in one genomic region:
- a CDS encoding phosphoribulokinase has translation MSTRHPIIAVTGSSGAGTTTTSIAFRKIFAELGLRAAELEGDSFHRYTRPEMDMEIRKARDLGRHISYFGPDANDFGLLENTFTEYGHSGTGKSRKYLHTYDEAVPWDQVPGTFTPWQPLPEPTDVLFYEGLHGGVVTSQHDVAQHVDLLVGVVPIVNLEWIQKLVRDTSERGHSREAVMDSVVRSMEDYINYITPQFSRTHINFQRVPTVDTSNPFAAREIPSLDESFVVIHFRDLEVDYPWLLAMLQGSFISHINTLVVPGGKMGLAMELIMTPLVRRIMEGKKIA, from the coding sequence ATGTCCACCAGGCATCCGATTATCGCCGTCACCGGTTCCAGCGGTGCGGGAACCACCACCACCAGCATCGCATTTCGTAAGATTTTCGCCGAACTTGGGCTCAGAGCCGCCGAGCTCGAAGGTGACAGTTTCCACCGCTATACCCGCCCGGAAATGGATATGGAGATTCGCAAGGCCCGGGATTTAGGGCGCCATATCAGCTATTTCGGCCCGGACGCCAATGACTTTGGTCTGCTGGAAAATACCTTTACCGAATATGGTCATAGCGGTACGGGAAAGTCCCGCAAATATCTACATACCTACGATGAAGCAGTGCCCTGGGATCAGGTGCCAGGCACCTTTACTCCCTGGCAGCCGCTACCAGAACCTACGGACGTGCTGTTCTACGAAGGGCTGCACGGCGGCGTGGTCACCTCGCAGCACGATGTGGCGCAGCATGTGGATCTACTGGTCGGCGTAGTACCCATCGTCAACCTGGAGTGGATTCAGAAACTGGTGCGCGACACCAGCGAGCGCGGCCATTCCCGTGAAGCCGTGATGGATTCGGTGGTGCGTTCGATGGAAGACTACATCAACTACATCACCCCGCAGTTCTCACGTACCCACATCAACTTCCAGCGCGTGCCGACGGTAGATACCTCTAATCCCTTCGCCGCCAGAGAGATCCCGTCGCTGGATGAAAGCTTTGTGGTGATCCACTTCCGGGATCTGGAGGTCGATTATCCCTGGCTGCTGGCGATGCTGCAGGGCTCGTTTATCTCGCATATCAATACGCTGGTGGTGCCGGGCGGCAAGATGGGACTGGCGATGGAGCTGATTATGACGCCGCTGGTGCGGCGCATTATGGAAGGTAAAAAGATAGCCTAA
- the tauA gene encoding taurine ABC transporter substrate-binding protein, producing MAGRFPLFRAATLLALVLTAGAAQAVEVTVAYQTSAEPAKVAQAENRFAKQSGAEVDWRKFDSGAGVLRAMASGDVQIGNIGSSPLAVAASQRLPVEVFLVASQLGSSEALVVNQKIRSPQDLIGKRIAVPFISTAHYSLLSALQHWGIRPDQLTIVNLQPPAIAAAWQRGDIDGAYVWAPVVNAMAKQGRVLTDSGQVGQWGKPTLDVWVVRKDFAEAHPEVVTAFAASALTAQGEYLKAPDAWLKDKEHLSVLSRLSGVPQEQIPGLVKGNRYLPVAQQIEQLAQGGPVAHTIHDTAQFLKQQGKVARVSDDYSDWVTDRFVKQVQP from the coding sequence ATGGCGGGCAGATTTCCTTTATTTCGGGCAGCGACGCTGCTGGCACTGGTGCTGACGGCAGGAGCTGCCCAGGCGGTAGAGGTGACCGTAGCGTATCAGACCTCGGCGGAACCGGCCAAAGTGGCTCAGGCAGAGAATCGCTTTGCGAAGCAGTCCGGAGCAGAGGTTGACTGGCGTAAGTTCGACAGCGGTGCCGGCGTGCTGCGGGCGATGGCCTCTGGAGATGTGCAAATCGGCAATATTGGCTCCAGCCCCCTGGCGGTAGCCGCCAGCCAGCGTCTGCCGGTTGAAGTTTTCCTTGTTGCGTCGCAGCTCGGCAGTTCGGAAGCGCTGGTGGTGAACCAGAAAATCCGCTCGCCGCAGGATCTTATCGGTAAACGTATTGCCGTGCCTTTTATCTCCACGGCTCATTACAGCCTGCTATCGGCGTTACAGCACTGGGGCATTCGTCCCGATCAACTGACTATTGTCAATCTGCAGCCGCCTGCTATTGCCGCGGCATGGCAGCGCGGCGATATCGACGGTGCTTATGTCTGGGCTCCGGTGGTTAACGCCATGGCGAAACAGGGCCGGGTGCTGACCGATTCCGGGCAGGTAGGGCAGTGGGGAAAACCGACGCTGGATGTCTGGGTGGTACGCAAGGATTTCGCCGAAGCGCATCCGGAAGTTGTTACCGCGTTTGCAGCCAGCGCGCTGACCGCTCAGGGGGAATACCTGAAGGCGCCAGATGCCTGGCTGAAAGATAAGGAGCACCTCAGCGTTCTGTCGCGTCTGAGCGGCGTGCCGCAGGAACAGATTCCGGGACTGGTTAAGGGAAATCGCTATCTGCCGGTGGCGCAGCAAATAGAGCAGCTCGCTCAGGGCGGACCGGTGGCGCATACGATTCACGATACCGCGCAATTCCTGAAACAGCAGGGCAAGGTTGCCCGGGTTAGTGACGATTACAGCGACTGGGTGACCGATCGCTTTGTGAAACAGGTTCAACCCTAA
- a CDS encoding hydrolase, giving the protein MAEITPAELSANSDETQLFRPMIGARNPHMQTMLPRLIRRRLRFTPWWQRIDTPDGDFIDLAWSEHPSKAQHKPRLVVFHGLEGSLHSPYAHGLMNAAKQRGWLGVVMHFRGCSGEPNRMNRIYHSGETNDASYFLDWLRRRYGARPTAAVGFSLGGNMLACLMAQQEKACSLAAGVVVSAPLMLEPCCYHMEKGFSRFYQRYLLNLLKANAGRKLKAWPGTLPIDRARLKRIRRIREFDDLITSKIHGFRDALDYYRRCSALPMLPQIARPTLIIHAKDDPFMDHQVIPDLDHLPPNIEYQLTEHGGHVGFVGGTLRHPEMWLEKRIPDWLSQFLDG; this is encoded by the coding sequence ATGGCAGAAATTACCCCTGCAGAACTCTCCGCCAATAGTGACGAGACGCAGCTTTTCCGCCCAATGATCGGCGCACGCAATCCGCATATGCAAACCATGCTGCCGCGCCTGATACGCCGTCGGCTGCGCTTTACCCCCTGGTGGCAAAGAATCGATACGCCGGACGGCGATTTTATCGACCTCGCCTGGAGCGAACACCCGTCAAAAGCACAGCATAAGCCGCGCCTGGTGGTGTTTCACGGCCTGGAGGGCAGCCTGCACAGCCCATACGCTCACGGGTTGATGAATGCGGCAAAACAGCGCGGCTGGCTGGGCGTGGTGATGCACTTTCGCGGCTGTAGCGGCGAACCAAACCGCATGAACCGCATCTATCACTCCGGCGAAACTAACGATGCCAGCTACTTCCTGGACTGGCTGCGCCGGCGCTACGGCGCTCGTCCGACCGCCGCGGTGGGATTTTCGCTGGGCGGTAATATGCTGGCCTGCCTGATGGCCCAACAGGAAAAAGCCTGTTCGCTGGCGGCTGGCGTCGTGGTGTCGGCGCCGCTGATGCTGGAGCCCTGCTGCTACCATATGGAAAAAGGGTTTTCCCGTTTCTACCAGCGCTATCTGCTGAATCTGCTGAAGGCTAACGCCGGGCGAAAACTCAAGGCCTGGCCCGGAACCCTGCCCATCGACAGAGCCCGCCTGAAACGCATTCGCCGCATCCGGGAGTTCGACGATCTGATTACCTCGAAAATCCACGGTTTTCGTGATGCCCTGGACTACTACCGACGCTGTAGCGCACTGCCAATGCTGCCGCAAATAGCCCGACCGACGCTGATTATCCACGCGAAAGACGATCCCTTTATGGATCACCAGGTCATTCCGGATCTCGACCATCTGCCCCCCAACATTGAGTATCAGCTGACCGAGCACGGTGGCCACGTCGGCTTCGTGGGGGGAACACTACGACACCCGGAAATGTGGCTGGAAAAACGTATTCCCGACTGGTTAAGTCAATTCCTGGATGGATAA
- the tauC gene encoding taurine ABC transporter permease TauC produces the protein MSLHATLKAATRPGTRYRWRIPGRLWLSAATLLTVLAVWWLVTTLELIDPLFLPAPQQVLHQLMVIGGSQGFMDATLWQHLAASLGRILVALLAAAVIGVPVGIAMGLNDKVRAVFDPLIELYRPVPPLAWLPLMVIWFGIGETPKILLIYLAIFAPVTLSAVAGVRSVDPVRVRAAQSLGASRWQVLRYVILPGALPEILTGLRIGLGVGWSTLVAAELIAATRGLGFMVQSAGEFMATDVVLAGIGVIAIIAFGLELGLRILTRRLTPWHGVQR, from the coding sequence ATGAGCCTGCATGCCACGTTAAAAGCCGCAACCCGTCCAGGAACGCGCTACCGGTGGCGGATACCGGGGCGACTCTGGCTGAGCGCCGCTACGCTGTTGACCGTACTGGCAGTTTGGTGGCTGGTGACAACGCTGGAGCTTATCGATCCGCTGTTTCTGCCTGCGCCGCAGCAGGTACTGCATCAACTTATGGTTATTGGCGGATCTCAGGGCTTTATGGATGCCACGCTGTGGCAGCATCTGGCGGCCAGTCTGGGGCGCATTCTGGTGGCGCTGCTGGCGGCGGCGGTTATCGGCGTTCCCGTCGGTATTGCGATGGGGTTGAACGATAAAGTCCGTGCGGTGTTCGATCCGCTCATTGAACTGTACCGGCCAGTTCCGCCGCTGGCCTGGCTGCCGCTGATGGTGATCTGGTTCGGCATTGGTGAAACACCGAAGATTCTGCTGATTTATCTGGCGATTTTCGCCCCCGTCACGCTTTCCGCCGTGGCGGGAGTTCGCAGCGTCGATCCGGTGCGAGTGCGCGCCGCGCAGTCGTTGGGCGCCAGCCGCTGGCAGGTGTTGCGCTATGTGATTCTGCCCGGGGCGCTACCGGAAATTTTAACCGGCCTGCGTATCGGGCTGGGCGTTGGCTGGTCCACGCTGGTCGCGGCTGAGCTGATCGCCGCCACCCGTGGTCTGGGGTTTATGGTGCAGTCCGCCGGTGAGTTTATGGCGACCGATGTGGTGCTGGCCGGTATTGGCGTGATTGCGATAATCGCATTTGGTCTGGAGCTGGGGTTGCGCATACTGACGCGGCGGCTGACTCCCTGGCATGGAGTACAACGATGA
- a CDS encoding ABC transporter ATP-binding protein, giving the protein MIVFSSLQIRRGAQLLLDNATATINPGQKAGLVGKNGCGKSTLLALLKHEIAADGGSATFPGNWQLAWVNQETPALAMPAIEYVIDGDREYRQLEQQLASANEKNDGHAIATLHGKLDAIDAWTIHARAASLLHGLGFSNAQLERPVSDFSGGWRMRLNLAQALICRSDLLLLDEPTNHLDLDAVIWLEKWLKSYQGTLILISHDRDFLDPIVDKIIHIEQQQLFEYTGNYSNFERQRATRLAQQQATYESQQLKVAHLQSYIDRFRAKATKAKQAQSRIKMLERMELIAPAHVDNPFHFSFRAPESLPNPLLKMEHVSAGYGDKVVLKSIKLNLVPGSRIGLLGRNGAGKSTLIKLLADELAPLNGEVALAKGIKLGYFAQHQLEFLRADESPLQHMARLAPKETEQALRDYLGGFDFRGDKVSAPTQHFSGGEKARLVLALIVWQRPNLLLLDEPTNHLDLDMRQALTEALIGFDGALVVVSHDRHLLRSTTDDLYLVHDGLVEPFDGDLDDYQQWLSDQQKQESRQDTAAKPDSTNSAQARKDQKRREAEFRNQTQPLRKRIATLEKQMEKLGDTLAAAEEKLSDQGLYDPDRKAELTECLQAQSQAKSALEETEMAWLEAQEQLEQLTQVFEEQ; this is encoded by the coding sequence ATGATTGTTTTCTCATCTCTCCAGATCCGCCGCGGCGCTCAGCTTTTGCTGGATAACGCGACCGCCACCATCAACCCCGGTCAAAAAGCAGGGCTGGTGGGCAAGAACGGCTGTGGCAAATCGACGCTGCTGGCACTGCTGAAACATGAGATCGCCGCCGACGGCGGCAGCGCCACCTTCCCCGGCAACTGGCAGCTCGCCTGGGTGAATCAGGAAACTCCGGCGCTCGCCATGCCGGCCATCGAGTATGTTATCGATGGCGATCGCGAATATCGCCAGCTCGAACAGCAGCTTGCCAGCGCCAACGAGAAAAACGACGGCCACGCCATCGCCACGCTCCACGGCAAGCTCGACGCCATCGACGCCTGGACCATCCACGCCCGCGCCGCCAGTCTGTTGCACGGACTGGGCTTCAGCAACGCCCAGTTGGAGCGCCCGGTCAGCGACTTTTCCGGGGGCTGGCGTATGCGTCTTAACCTGGCCCAGGCGCTGATCTGCCGTTCCGATCTGCTGTTGCTTGACGAACCCACCAACCACCTGGATCTGGATGCGGTGATCTGGCTGGAAAAATGGCTGAAAAGCTATCAGGGAACGCTGATTTTGATCTCTCACGATCGCGACTTTCTCGATCCCATCGTGGACAAAATTATTCATATCGAGCAGCAACAGCTGTTCGAATACACCGGCAATTACAGCAACTTCGAGCGCCAGCGCGCTACGCGTCTGGCCCAGCAGCAGGCGACTTACGAAAGCCAGCAACTGAAGGTCGCGCATCTGCAAAGCTATATCGATCGTTTCCGCGCCAAAGCGACCAAGGCCAAACAGGCCCAGAGCCGTATTAAGATGCTGGAACGCATGGAGCTCATCGCCCCGGCCCACGTCGATAACCCGTTCCACTTTAGCTTCCGGGCGCCGGAAAGCCTGCCGAATCCACTGCTGAAGATGGAACACGTCAGCGCCGGTTATGGCGATAAAGTCGTGCTGAAGTCGATTAAGCTCAACCTGGTTCCGGGTTCACGCATCGGTCTGCTGGGGCGTAACGGCGCCGGTAAATCCACGCTGATCAAGCTGCTGGCGGACGAACTGGCGCCGCTTAACGGCGAAGTGGCGTTAGCCAAAGGCATTAAGCTGGGCTATTTCGCCCAGCATCAGCTGGAGTTTCTGCGTGCCGATGAGTCTCCGCTCCAGCACATGGCGCGTCTGGCACCAAAAGAGACCGAACAGGCGCTGCGCGACTATCTGGGCGGTTTCGACTTCCGCGGCGATAAGGTCAGCGCTCCCACGCAGCACTTTTCCGGCGGCGAAAAGGCCCGGTTGGTGCTGGCGCTCATCGTCTGGCAGCGCCCCAACCTGCTGCTGCTGGACGAACCGACCAACCACCTGGATCTCGATATGCGTCAGGCGCTCACCGAAGCCCTGATCGGCTTTGACGGCGCGCTGGTGGTGGTTTCGCACGACAGGCACCTGCTGCGCTCCACCACCGACGACCTCTATCTGGTGCATGACGGGCTGGTAGAACCCTTCGACGGCGATCTTGACGACTACCAGCAGTGGTTGAGTGACCAGCAGAAGCAGGAGAGTCGCCAGGATACGGCAGCAAAGCCGGATAGCACCAACAGCGCCCAGGCGCGTAAAGATCAGAAGCGGCGCGAAGCGGAATTCCGCAACCAGACCCAACCGCTGCGTAAACGGATAGCGACTCTTGAGAAGCAGATGGAAAAACTGGGCGATACGCTGGCGGCAGCCGAGGAGAAGCTGTCGGACCAGGGGCTGTACGATCCCGATCGTAAAGCCGAGCTAACCGAATGCCTGCAGGCCCAGAGCCAGGCTAAATCCGCTCTGGAAGAGACGGAAATGGCCTGGCTGGAAGCGCAGGAACAGCTGGAGCAACTGACTCAGGTATTCGAGGAGCAGTAA
- a CDS encoding 5-bromo-4-chloroindolyl phosphate hydrolysis family protein has protein sequence MSSLEQRLAERLTDKRWKRATLVFLLFVLARGFMNNFQPLATELHPPLPEDEGSLDGAILVFCWAGFTILFRTLLFDRRALAMGIAAGLLWIPTGDILALPFWAGSMALLVYLLNSLGKWRGIHYWYMALWSFVIGSYIEAYTLLNSPFYTGAIIALFVTYCKYWYPRFIQERQAAQEEDEDDEEEAFDEDKEPDNSEDEPELAPFETEIARLESLENLEGAVHSELKGIIKYARLIQHCMLTDPRDMQPGQDFLNRYLPSVEEIITKSQNLSSQLAGHGNEHQVTARSVEILKALRSAFRQKHAQLLENDETELNTEVSTLEKLLKTDGFL, from the coding sequence ATGAGCAGTCTTGAGCAACGCCTTGCCGAAAGGTTGACCGATAAACGCTGGAAACGCGCTACGCTTGTATTTTTGCTGTTCGTCCTGGCAAGAGGATTCATGAATAACTTCCAGCCACTGGCTACGGAACTCCATCCCCCGCTCCCGGAAGATGAGGGCTCCCTTGATGGCGCCATCCTGGTATTCTGCTGGGCAGGATTCACGATTCTGTTCCGGACTCTGCTTTTTGACCGTAGGGCTCTTGCGATGGGAATAGCCGCCGGTCTGCTCTGGATCCCCACTGGCGATATTCTGGCGCTCCCGTTCTGGGCTGGCAGTATGGCGCTGCTGGTGTATCTGCTGAACAGTCTGGGAAAATGGCGCGGCATCCATTACTGGTATATGGCGCTGTGGAGCTTCGTTATCGGTAGTTATATAGAAGCCTATACGCTTCTCAACAGCCCCTTCTATACTGGTGCGATTATTGCCCTTTTCGTCACTTACTGTAAGTACTGGTATCCGCGGTTTATCCAGGAGCGGCAAGCCGCGCAAGAAGAGGATGAAGACGACGAAGAGGAAGCGTTTGACGAAGACAAGGAGCCTGATAACAGCGAGGACGAACCGGAACTGGCGCCGTTTGAAACGGAAATAGCCCGCCTGGAGAGTCTGGAAAATCTGGAAGGCGCTGTTCACAGCGAACTTAAAGGCATTATTAAGTATGCGCGGCTTATCCAGCACTGCATGCTGACCGACCCGCGGGATATGCAGCCCGGCCAGGATTTCCTGAACCGCTATCTGCCGTCAGTCGAGGAGATCATCACCAAAAGCCAGAACCTGTCCAGTCAGCTTGCCGGACATGGGAATGAACATCAGGTCACGGCCCGCAGCGTGGAAATATTGAAAGCGCTACGTTCCGCTTTCCGCCAGAAGCACGCCCAGTTGCTGGAAAACGACGAAACGGAACTGAACACCGAAGTCAGTACTCTGGAAAAGCTGCTAAAAACAGACGGCTTCCTGTAA
- a CDS encoding toxic anion resistance protein yields MTESTSVTVSASQAPLDITDALPSDERLTQEQQQEVQQLIEQIDINDPVLSLSYGAKTMNGISRFSDALMEQVRAKDAGAIGEQLTDMLGKVKSVDLTAFDKKPGMLASIPLIGKLFNRVERSLMEYQTLAQQVEGITRKLDEAMVDLLRNISTLEQLFTRNRDFFQQINLHIIAGKRKLEQLQQHDLPQAQAQLSDNPMNAQVVRDMIDGMQRFERRLHDLMLSRTIAIQTAPQIRLMQGNSQALAEKIQSSILSTIPIWKSQIVLALSLHSQRQATKLQKEVSDTTNEMLRRNAELLQTGTLETAREVERSVVDIETLRDVQSRLLNTIEESVNIASDARKRRSEVEKELSSMENDLRLRLANIANGGAGKVEQA; encoded by the coding sequence ATGACGGAAAGCACCTCAGTCACCGTTTCCGCCTCTCAGGCCCCCCTGGATATTACCGACGCGCTCCCTTCTGATGAGCGGCTAACCCAGGAACAACAGCAGGAAGTTCAGCAACTCATCGAGCAGATAGATATTAACGATCCGGTGCTTTCCCTGTCTTACGGCGCCAAAACCATGAATGGCATTTCACGCTTTTCCGACGCCCTGATGGAGCAAGTGCGCGCCAAAGATGCCGGCGCTATAGGTGAACAACTGACCGACATGTTGGGTAAGGTAAAGTCCGTCGATCTGACCGCCTTCGACAAAAAGCCCGGCATGCTGGCCTCGATCCCCTTGATCGGCAAGCTGTTTAACCGCGTCGAACGCTCGCTCATGGAGTATCAAACGCTGGCGCAGCAGGTGGAAGGTATTACCCGTAAGCTGGATGAAGCGATGGTCGATCTACTCCGCAATATCTCTACGCTGGAGCAATTGTTTACCCGCAACCGCGACTTCTTCCAGCAGATCAACCTGCATATCATCGCCGGTAAGCGCAAGCTGGAGCAGCTCCAGCAACACGATCTGCCTCAGGCCCAGGCGCAGCTTTCCGATAACCCCATGAATGCCCAGGTTGTCCGGGATATGATTGACGGGATGCAGCGCTTTGAGCGCCGCCTGCATGACCTGATGCTGTCACGCACCATTGCGATACAAACTGCACCGCAGATTCGCCTGATGCAGGGGAACAGCCAGGCGCTGGCGGAAAAAATACAGAGCAGCATTCTGTCCACCATTCCCATCTGGAAAAGCCAGATTGTGCTGGCGCTGTCGCTGCATTCACAGCGTCAGGCCACAAAGCTGCAGAAAGAGGTTTCAGATACCACCAACGAGATGCTGCGTCGCAATGCAGAGCTGCTGCAGACCGGCACTCTGGAAACCGCCCGCGAAGTGGAGCGGTCGGTAGTGGATATCGAAACCCTGCGTGATGTGCAGTCCCGTCTGCTGAACACTATTGAAGAGTCGGTCAATATCGCCAGCGACGCCCGCAAGCGTCGCAGCGAAGTGGAAAAAGAGCTGTCATCCATGGAAAACGACCTGCGCCTTCGCCTTGCGAATATCGCCAACGGCGGCGCGGGAAAAGTAGAGCAGGCATAA
- the tauD gene encoding taurine dioxygenase: MNERLSITPLGPAIGALVDNLSLAKPLSDVQFEQLYHALMKHQVLFFRNQPIVPTQQRDLARRFGDLHIHPVYPHAREADEIIVLDTHNDNPPDNDNWHTDVTFIENPPLGAILAAKQLPASGGDTLWASGIAAYEALSAPLKQLLCGLRAEHDFTKSFPEYRHRDSKESHERWKRAVENNPPLLHPVVRTHPVSGRQALFVNEGFTTRIVDLAPKESDALLGFLFAHITKPEFQVRWRWQENDVAIWDNRVTQHYANADYLPQRRVMHRATILGDKPFYRG; encoded by the coding sequence ATGAACGAACGTCTGAGCATTACCCCGCTGGGGCCCGCTATTGGGGCTCTGGTTGATAATCTGTCGCTGGCAAAACCGTTGAGCGATGTGCAGTTTGAGCAGCTTTATCACGCGCTGATGAAGCACCAGGTACTGTTTTTCCGCAATCAGCCGATTGTGCCGACGCAGCAGCGCGACCTGGCACGGCGCTTTGGCGATCTACATATTCACCCGGTCTATCCTCACGCTCGTGAGGCTGATGAGATTATCGTGCTGGATACCCATAACGATAATCCGCCGGATAACGATAACTGGCATACCGACGTGACCTTTATCGAAAACCCGCCGCTGGGCGCTATTCTGGCGGCGAAGCAGTTGCCCGCCAGCGGTGGCGATACCCTGTGGGCTAGCGGTATCGCGGCTTATGAAGCGCTTTCCGCGCCGCTGAAACAGCTGTTGTGCGGGCTGCGGGCGGAGCACGACTTCACCAAATCCTTTCCGGAGTACCGGCACCGAGACAGCAAGGAGAGTCATGAACGCTGGAAGCGGGCGGTGGAGAATAACCCGCCGTTGCTACATCCGGTAGTGCGTACCCATCCGGTCAGCGGACGTCAGGCGTTGTTCGTTAATGAAGGATTCACCACCCGAATTGTCGATCTGGCGCCCAAAGAGAGCGACGCGCTACTGGGCTTTCTGTTTGCCCATATCACGAAGCCAGAATTTCAGGTGCGCTGGCGCTGGCAGGAAAATGATGTCGCTATCTGGGACAATCGGGTAACGCAGCATTACGCCAACGCCGACTACCTGCCTCAGCGGCGGGTGATGCATCGGGCGACGATACTGGGCGATAAGCCTTTTTATCGGGGGTAA
- a CDS encoding YheU family protein: MIIPWQQISAETLDSLIEAFVLREGTDYGEHERSLEQKVADVKHQLQTGEAVVVWSELHETVNIMPRSQFRG, encoded by the coding sequence ATGATTATTCCCTGGCAGCAGATATCGGCGGAAACGCTGGATAGTCTGATAGAAGCCTTTGTGTTGCGCGAAGGCACCGATTACGGTGAACATGAGCGTTCGCTCGAACAAAAAGTGGCGGATGTAAAGCATCAGCTACAAACCGGCGAAGCCGTTGTGGTATGGTCGGAACTTCATGAAACGGTCAACATCATGCCGCGCTCGCAATTCCGCGGCTAA
- a CDS encoding OsmC family protein translates to MQSRVKWVEGLTFLGESASGHQVLMDGNSGDKAPSPMEMVLMAVGSCSAIDVVSILQKGRHGVTDCEVKLTSERREEAPRLFTHINLHFIVTGQDLKDNAVSRAVDLSAEKYCSVALMLGKAVNITHSYEVVEG, encoded by the coding sequence ATGCAGTCACGAGTAAAATGGGTTGAGGGCCTGACTTTCCTGGGTGAGTCCGCCTCCGGGCATCAGGTGCTGATGGACGGGAATTCCGGCGACAAGGCCCCCAGTCCGATGGAGATGGTGCTGATGGCGGTGGGAAGCTGTAGCGCCATCGATGTGGTCTCTATTCTGCAAAAGGGTCGCCACGGCGTGACCGACTGCGAGGTGAAGCTAACCTCGGAGCGTCGTGAAGAGGCGCCGCGCCTGTTCACTCATATCAATCTGCACTTTATCGTTACCGGCCAGGATCTGAAAGACAATGCGGTGTCGCGTGCGGTGGATTTGTCTGCCGAGAAATACTGCTCTGTGGCGCTGATGTTGGGTAAAGCGGTGAATATCACCCATTCATATGAGGTGGTGGAAGGCTGA
- the tauB gene encoding taurine ABC transporter ATP-binding subunit has translation MLKVSHLSAGYQGHQVLRDISLQIDSGSLVVVLGPSGCGKTTLLNLIAGFTAPSSGKITHDGQLVTGPGADRGVVFQNEGLLPWRNVLDNVSFGLQLAGVEQPRRHDIAQRMLRRVGLEGYERHFIWQLSGGMRQRVGIARALAADPRLLLLDEPFGALDAFTREQMQELLLTIWRDTGKQILLITHDIEEAVLLASELLILSPGPGRVVDRLNLDFGRRYVEGESCRSIKSDPEFIRYREYVLGSVFHQREALL, from the coding sequence ATGCTGAAGGTCAGTCATCTCAGCGCCGGTTACCAGGGGCATCAGGTACTGCGCGATATTTCGTTGCAGATAGACAGCGGCTCTCTGGTGGTGGTACTTGGCCCTTCGGGTTGCGGTAAAACCACGCTGCTCAACCTGATTGCCGGATTTACGGCGCCTTCCTCGGGGAAGATTACCCATGATGGTCAGCTGGTGACCGGGCCGGGGGCCGATCGCGGCGTGGTATTTCAGAATGAAGGGCTACTGCCGTGGCGCAACGTGCTGGATAACGTGAGCTTTGGCCTGCAACTGGCCGGGGTGGAGCAGCCCCGACGGCATGATATAGCGCAGCGCATGCTTCGGCGTGTGGGGCTGGAAGGCTATGAGCGGCACTTTATCTGGCAACTGTCTGGCGGTATGCGCCAGCGGGTGGGGATTGCCAGAGCCCTGGCGGCGGACCCGCGCCTGCTGTTGCTGGATGAGCCCTTTGGCGCGCTGGATGCCTTCACCCGCGAGCAGATGCAGGAGCTGCTGCTGACCATCTGGCGCGATACCGGCAAGCAGATTCTGCTGATTACCCACGATATTGAAGAGGCGGTTCTGCTGGCCAGCGAGCTACTGATTCTGTCGCCGGGGCCTGGCAGGGTTGTGGATCGCCTGAACCTCGACTTCGGGCGTCGCTACGTGGAGGGCGAATCCTGCCGCAGCATTAAGTCGGATCCTGAATTCATCCGCTACCGCGAGTATGTATTGGGCAGCGTTTTTCACCAGCGGGAGGCCCTGCTATGA